The genome window atttgaaataaaattaaataaaccatAATCTTAAAATTGAACAGATCAATCTTAAAGCCACCCTCTCAGCTGTGGGAGGCAGATTGTCTGCTCTGTATATAAACCTAATCCCTGAGAGGGTGACCCTCATAAGCATTTTACATAAGATGGAGCACAGGCTAATGGGTTGTACAGACAATAGTGTTAAATCCTAATAAGATAAGACAAATAAAGCACAGCCAAGTGCAGCTAATTGTGTTTTTGAGACATTGAATAGAGTTTAAAATGTTGGTGTAGAATATTTAAATGAAGGTGAAGCCGCTAAAAggcacattcatacacattaaAAGTCAAATAACCAAATAACCAAACCTCTATTGACTTTTCATTAGATTTTAAGACTTACTGTTTGTAATCATCCGTCCAGGGCAGAGCCAGCCAGTCTCCGTGCATATCATGATAATATGCAACCATATCATCTGTCGACTTGTCAGAGGAGACAAAAACTATTTCAAACTGAGCAGGAGGCTCGCTTTCTTCAACCAGTTCCGTGTAGAAATCACACAGGATGGGTGTAAAGTCTCGACAAGGCGGACACCATCCTGCAGAAAAGTAGATCCCTACCACTTTATTTCTCAACGCCTCTTCAGGTTCGACGAAATCCCCGTCTTTATTCAGGAGTGTCCGCCCGGTAAACACCTCTACCATGTCTGCAAAAGTCTCCTGCACACACTTCAAACTAAAGAGTCAGGGAAATTTGACAGCTCTGTGTCGTTTTAGCTCATATTTCCCGAGTTTCAACACCTGAACGTCGGTCAGAAGAAGTGCCGGTTGTCTAAAAGAGCTTCTCCTGCTTTCCTGTATTGTTTACCTTTCTGCAAAAGCTACTTACAGCCAATCCTGTTAATCACTTGCGGACCAATGAGGACACAAGAAGACTGTGTTGTAATTCATTAGCCATGTGGGGTTTCAGGGGGGAAAGCTGCA of Micropterus dolomieu isolate WLL.071019.BEF.003 ecotype Adirondacks linkage group LG13, ASM2129224v1, whole genome shotgun sequence contains these proteins:
- the nxnl2 gene encoding nucleoredoxin-like protein 2 translates to MVEVFTGRTLLNKDGDFVEPEEALRNKVVGIYFSAGWCPPCRDFTPILCDFYTELVEESEPPAQFEIVFVSSDKSTDDMVAYYHDMHGDWLALPWTDDYKHELKQRYNITAVPKLVIVKENGDVITDKGRKQIRDRGLSCFRSWLDAAEIFQNFKG